One part of the Bacillota bacterium genome encodes these proteins:
- a CDS encoding RnfABCDGE type electron transport complex subunit A → MAELFALFFAAIFVNNFVLSRFLGICPFFGVSKRVETSVGMGMAVIFVMTLASVITWLLQAFFLDLLGLGYLQTITFILVIASLVQLVELAVQKISPTLYKALGIFLPLITTNCAILGLALLNISPDIFVPASGSYNLLQSIVHALGAGVGFTLALVMLAGIREHLDNLELPKPLAGVPIALISAGILALAFSGFVL, encoded by the coding sequence ATGGCTGAATTATTTGCGCTCTTCTTTGCAGCCATATTTGTAAACAACTTTGTGCTCTCCCGTTTTTTAGGAATTTGTCCGTTCTTTGGTGTTTCCAAACGGGTAGAAACTTCAGTCGGCATGGGTATGGCAGTCATCTTTGTTATGACTTTGGCTTCGGTGATAACCTGGCTGCTGCAGGCATTCTTTTTGGATCTACTTGGGCTCGGATACCTGCAGACAATCACCTTCATCCTGGTTATTGCATCCTTGGTGCAGCTGGTTGAGCTGGCAGTACAAAAGATCAGTCCCACCCTCTATAAGGCGCTGGGTATTTTCCTGCCTCTGATAACCACAAACTGTGCAATTCTCGGTTTGGCGCTCCTGAACATCAGTCCTGACATCTTTGTGCCGGCAAGCGGATCGTACAATTTGCTGCAATCCATCGTCCATGCTCTGGGCGCCGGCGTCGGCTTTACACTGGCTTTGGTAATGCTTGCGGGAATCCGGGAGCACCTGGATAACCTGGAGCTGCCAAAACCATTGGCCGGTGTTCCCATTGCTCTGATTTCTGCAGGTATTCTCGCTCTGGCATTTTCCGGGTTTGTACTCTAG
- a CDS encoding RnfABCDGE type electron transport complex subunit B, with amino-acid sequence MSFLDLLAPILGLGGLGLFFGIVLVVANIVFSVEQDSRVEDILEVLPGVNCGACGYPGCSAFAEAVASGEAPVNGCPVGRQKVADEISRIMNVSVGHEDERYVAKLACRGTDEVAKTKMVYYGIQDCRAAARIDGGDKACPYGCLGLGSCIEVCPFDAISTGQDGLPVFDELKCTGCNRCKSICPKDVIRMEPSGAYVDIACNSRDKGKAVLQVCKVGCIACSKCVKTCPVDAISMRDNLAVIDHHECTNCEACIDACPTNSIVRV; translated from the coding sequence ATGAGCTTTTTAGATCTTTTGGCTCCCATCCTGGGATTGGGAGGATTGGGGCTGTTTTTCGGGATTGTCTTGGTTGTTGCCAATATCGTTTTTAGTGTGGAACAGGATTCCCGGGTTGAGGACATTCTCGAGGTACTGCCAGGCGTCAATTGCGGTGCCTGCGGATATCCGGGATGCAGCGCCTTTGCTGAGGCTGTCGCATCAGGAGAAGCGCCCGTCAATGGCTGCCCTGTTGGCCGCCAGAAAGTTGCTGATGAAATCAGCAGGATTATGAATGTTTCCGTGGGCCATGAGGACGAGCGATATGTGGCCAAGCTGGCTTGTCGTGGAACTGATGAAGTGGCGAAGACGAAAATGGTCTATTACGGCATCCAGGATTGTCGCGCTGCTGCTCGGATCGATGGTGGCGACAAGGCTTGCCCTTATGGGTGTTTAGGATTGGGCAGTTGTATTGAGGTTTGTCCGTTTGACGCAATTTCCACGGGGCAAGATGGCCTGCCTGTCTTTGATGAACTTAAATGCACTGGCTGTAATCGTTGTAAAAGTATTTGTCCCAAGGATGTTATTCGCATGGAGCCCTCAGGCGCCTATGTTGATATCGCCTGCAACTCCCGGGACAAAGGCAAAGCAGTGCTGCAGGTCTGCAAAGTGGGCTGTATTGCATGTTCCAAATGTGTCAAGACTTGTCCTGTGGACGCAATTTCGATGCGTGATAATCTGGCAGTTATTGACCATCATGAATGCACCAATTGCGAAGCATGCATTGATGCCTGCCCGACCAATTCCATAGTTCGTGTGTGA
- a CDS encoding cation transporter — protein MAWRLSSQAGAVAFIREGRFILFGHKFIFFLVLMLFWLVITNFSLLGAVLGVLTAFAVVLINRDLLDSLFSRERKIKPAKVGMLAIYSFSLLWQIVLANLQLARIVLDPKLPVQPGLVTFNPGLKTDLAKTLLANSITLTPGTLTIAVEGDTFVVHALTLAAARDVVEWRLIHLLRRIEEGL, from the coding sequence ATGGCATGGCGCCTGTCTTCGCAGGCAGGCGCCGTCGCCTTTATCCGGGAGGGGCGGTTTATATTGTTTGGCCATAAATTTATCTTCTTTTTAGTCTTGATGCTGTTTTGGCTTGTTATAACTAATTTCAGTTTGTTGGGTGCAGTGCTTGGGGTGCTGACAGCTTTCGCGGTTGTGTTGATTAACCGCGACCTGCTGGATTCTTTGTTTTCACGGGAGAGGAAAATTAAACCGGCCAAGGTAGGAATGCTGGCAATTTATAGTTTCAGTCTTCTATGGCAGATTGTATTGGCTAATCTCCAACTGGCGCGGATTGTTCTTGACCCGAAGCTGCCTGTGCAGCCGGGGTTGGTGACATTTAATCCGGGGCTGAAAACCGATTTGGCAAAGACATTGCTCGCCAATTCCATCACCCTGACCCCCGGCACTCTGACAATCGCCGTAGAGGGAGATACATTTGTTGTGCATGCTCTGACATTAGCTGCGGCCCGGGACGTTGTTGAATGGCGATTAATTCATTTGCTGCGGCGGATTGAGGAGGGGTTATAA
- a CDS encoding cation:proton antiporter, translated as MTQFMIGICVFLMLLIFVALARAVVGPTAIDRILAINIIGTKTVAIIAVISYVFGEVFFLDVAIVYALISFLMTVSVAKYLEMGNIS; from the coding sequence ATGACTCAGTTTATGATCGGCATTTGCGTTTTCTTAATGCTCTTAATCTTTGTCGCTCTTGCTAGGGCTGTGGTTGGACCGACCGCTATAGACAGGATTCTGGCAATTAACATCATTGGCACTAAAACGGTAGCGATTATCGCAGTTATCTCCTATGTGTTTGGCGAGGTATTTTTCCTCGATGTGGCAATTGTTTACGCATTAATCAGTTTCCTGATGACCGTCAGTGTGGCCAAGTATCTGGAAATGGGTAATATATCATGA
- a CDS encoding monovalent cation/H(+) antiporter subunit G has protein sequence MIDILVVILMVIGAFFFFVGALGLWRFPDVYSRAHATTKCDTLGGGLIILALALRLGSVTDALKLIAIIILIWITNATAAHVIGRAAYNNRYPHVEGTYKWNYHGEEDR, from the coding sequence ATGATTGATATCTTGGTTGTAATATTGATGGTAATCGGCGCTTTCTTCTTTTTCGTCGGAGCACTTGGTTTGTGGCGGTTCCCAGATGTCTATTCCCGCGCACATGCAACAACAAAATGCGATACTCTCGGCGGTGGCCTGATAATATTGGCTTTGGCGCTGCGCCTGGGTTCTGTTACCGACGCTTTGAAGTTAATTGCAATCATTATCCTTATCTGGATAACCAACGCAACTGCGGCCCATGTTATTGGCCGGGCTGCATACAACAACCGGTATCCTCATGTGGAGGGGACTTACAAGTGGAATTACCACGGCGAGGAGGATCGGTAA
- a CDS encoding DUF4040 domain-containing protein, with protein sequence MLEILNALMLIFLVVCAVVVARTRDLLSAVIMFAAYSLVMAIIWQQLEAPDLALTEAAMGAGVTTILLLVVISKTRRNE encoded by the coding sequence ATGCTGGAGATTCTTAATGCTTTGATGCTGATTTTCCTTGTAGTTTGCGCCGTGGTTGTTGCTAGAACCCGAGATTTACTTAGCGCAGTGATTATGTTTGCCGCCTATTCTCTGGTAATGGCGATTATTTGGCAACAGCTGGAAGCGCCGGACTTGGCCCTGACCGAAGCTGCAATGGGGGCAGGAGTCACAACGATTTTGCTTTTGGTCGTAATTAGCAAGACCAGGAGGAATGAATAA
- a CDS encoding sodium:proton antiporter, with amino-acid sequence MGDLVLQTVAKLIVPFIQLYGMYIVFYGHISPGGGFAGGAIIASSFILYALAYDVDAGFKRLPRLVAKWLESLGGLIFIIVGVLGLAAGVNFLTNFLDKGTAGSLVSGGIIPLLTIAIGLKVCSTIVTLFYHLLEEGKHD; translated from the coding sequence ATGGGTGATCTTGTCCTGCAGACTGTTGCTAAACTGATTGTGCCGTTTATTCAGCTGTACGGCATGTATATTGTTTTCTATGGACACATTTCTCCGGGTGGCGGTTTTGCAGGCGGCGCAATAATTGCCTCGAGCTTTATCCTATATGCTCTGGCTTATGATGTGGATGCGGGCTTTAAACGTTTGCCGCGTTTGGTTGCCAAGTGGCTTGAGTCCTTGGGCGGTCTGATTTTCATCATTGTCGGTGTTTTGGGGCTAGCGGCCGGAGTCAATTTTCTCACTAATTTTCTCGACAAGGGAACTGCCGGCAGCCTCGTCAGTGGTGGAATTATACCCTTATTGACGATTGCCATTGGCCTCAAGGTCTGCAGCACAATTGTCACTTTGTTTTATCACCTCCTGGAGGAGGGGAAACATGATTAG
- a CDS encoding cation:proton antiporter (subunit C of antiporter complex involved in resistance to high concentrations of Na+, K+, Li+ and/or alkali), translating to MISTIFANLHYFVAILLFLIGFHTMLTHSNLIKKIIGMNIMETSVFLLFISVGYVRGGNAPIIDDQISAYINPLPSALILTGIVVGVSLTAFALAMVIKIYEYYGTVNTDEIMRLRDGEE from the coding sequence ATGATTAGCACTATTTTTGCTAATTTACATTATTTTGTCGCTATATTACTATTTTTGATTGGTTTCCATACGATGTTGACCCACTCCAACCTGATAAAGAAAATTATCGGCATGAATATCATGGAAACATCGGTATTTTTGCTGTTTATCTCGGTGGGTTATGTCAGGGGCGGCAATGCACCGATTATAGATGATCAAATTTCCGCCTATATAAATCCGTTGCCATCGGCTTTGATTCTAACCGGCATTGTTGTTGGCGTCAGTCTGACGGCTTTTGCCCTGGCAATGGTTATCAAGATTTACGAATACTATGGCACCGTTAATACTGATGAAATTATGCGGTTGAGGGACGGGGAAGAATGA
- a CDS encoding monovalent cation/H+ antiporter subunit D family protein — MIHLPLMLVVFYLAMAFITPLLGRLKKFSSRYFGVAVSAAGLLIVGATAFHVFDAGPFRYFPGNWASPVGIEIVVDEITVLLQLTIAVIGFLVSVYSVDDLDREIDERMHNWFYVIYFLMMAALNGLVMSFDLFNIFVFTEIGTLTACAMVAIKSKRVCLRAAINYLILSTLGSGMILMGIALIYMVTGHLNIGAVAQVLPEATEAFTWNVRIALSLFVVGFGIKSALFPLHLWLPDAHSSAPTPSSALLSGVVLKVFIVVIGRIVFQMFGVELFVQIPIPLVILTLATMGIFLGSLFAITQTDIKRMLAYSSVAQVGYIFMGIALVSARGATGGLLHIFNHAVMKSLLFTAAGAIIYKTGIRKIDDLNGIGYKMPLTMAAFGVGALSMVGIPGTSGFFSKLWLALGALDAGQPFFVLVIIISSLLNSVYYLPIIVRAFFGGGSGKFTMDQLPWKMLLPLVILAAINLYFGILPGSLVRLAEQAAAIWLH; from the coding sequence ATGATACACTTACCTTTGATGCTGGTTGTGTTCTATCTGGCGATGGCATTCATCACGCCTCTATTGGGCCGGTTAAAAAAGTTTTCCAGTCGTTATTTCGGGGTGGCCGTCAGTGCTGCAGGCTTGCTGATAGTAGGGGCCACCGCGTTTCATGTATTTGATGCCGGTCCGTTTCGGTATTTTCCCGGCAATTGGGCGAGCCCGGTGGGCATTGAGATTGTTGTCGATGAAATCACGGTTTTATTGCAGTTGACGATTGCTGTCATCGGATTTTTGGTTTCGGTCTATAGTGTCGATGATTTAGACCGGGAAATCGATGAACGGATGCATAATTGGTTCTATGTTATCTATTTTTTAATGATGGCTGCCCTCAACGGGTTAGTTATGTCATTTGACCTTTTCAATATCTTTGTGTTTACAGAAATCGGTACCCTAACTGCCTGCGCAATGGTGGCTATCAAGTCGAAAAGAGTGTGTCTTCGGGCTGCAATAAATTACTTGATTCTCAGCACTTTGGGCTCGGGGATGATTTTGATGGGGATTGCCCTGATTTATATGGTGACAGGGCACTTGAACATCGGCGCCGTTGCCCAGGTGCTGCCGGAAGCCACGGAAGCGTTTACCTGGAATGTAAGGATTGCGCTTTCGCTCTTCGTAGTTGGCTTTGGAATTAAGTCAGCGCTGTTCCCGCTGCATCTCTGGCTGCCTGATGCGCATTCATCAGCACCGACGCCATCCAGTGCCTTATTGTCAGGTGTCGTCCTCAAAGTCTTTATTGTCGTTATTGGCAGGATTGTGTTCCAGATGTTCGGCGTCGAGCTCTTCGTTCAAATTCCAATACCGTTGGTAATCCTGACATTGGCAACCATGGGGATTTTCCTCGGTTCGCTGTTTGCGATAACTCAGACGGACATCAAGCGTATGTTGGCGTACTCCAGTGTGGCACAGGTTGGTTACATTTTTATGGGCATAGCCCTGGTTAGTGCACGGGGCGCCACAGGCGGGCTGCTTCACATTTTCAATCATGCTGTGATGAAGAGCCTGTTATTTACCGCTGCCGGAGCAATTATATACAAAACCGGAATCCGGAAAATCGATGATTTGAACGGAATCGGTTATAAGATGCCACTAACGATGGCTGCCTTCGGTGTGGGTGCGCTGTCAATGGTCGGCATTCCAGGCACCAGCGGCTTTTTTAGCAAACTTTGGCTTGCATTAGGTGCTTTGGATGCGGGACAACCGTTTTTTGTGCTGGTAATTATTATCAGCAGTTTGCTAAACTCCGTTTATTATCTACCGATTATCGTGCGAGCGTTTTTTGGCGGGGGATCTGGAAAGTTCACCATGGATCAGCTCCCCTGGAAGATGCTTCTGCCGTTGGTTATTTTAGCAGCGATAAATTTATATTTTGGCATCCTGCCCGGCTCACTGGTGCGTCTGGCAGAACAAGCAGCAGCTATCTGGCTGCACTGA
- a CDS encoding monovalent cation/H+ antiporter subunit D family protein: MADFINYLPVWATILPIVATIPLYIIERRSARLRDFFAQLITGTTLVLVIAMYPQIRDVGEVAIAFPRIFPPFGISFRVDMLGFILAAIASTVWFLSTVYSTVYMDHEGGQNRFYPFLLLSLGGCMGVFLTGDFFSLFVFFELMSLSSYVLVVHEESAAAMAAGYKYLILTLIGGLALFFGIVIAYEIAGNVNILPDNFLFSEPNQLALSAFLAFIVGFGMKMGVFPLHVWLPDAHPVAPSPASALLSGIMLKTGAYGMMRVIYNVYGVDFIQEAGWHNILLVMAAITIFLGSAVAIAQTDIKRRLAYSSIGQMGYVLLGMAFMNLNGLTGSIFHIFSHALMKSTLFLCAGAIIYKTGKRKINELSGIGLQMPITMAAFSIAAFAMIGIPPLNGFISKLVLAMGALDAGKWYFVVLLILSSLMNGIYYLPIIISAFFGVSPEKKVWAKPFSELKLSMLWPVCVLAIACILFGLFPLNFPLTWAEIAAKMLLGG, encoded by the coding sequence ATGGCTGATTTTATTAACTATCTGCCGGTCTGGGCAACAATTTTGCCTATCGTGGCGACCATTCCCCTTTATATAATTGAACGACGGTCTGCCCGGTTGCGCGATTTCTTTGCCCAATTGATAACCGGAACTACTTTGGTCTTGGTCATAGCAATGTACCCGCAAATCAGGGATGTCGGCGAGGTGGCAATTGCGTTTCCGCGGATATTCCCGCCCTTTGGCATTTCTTTCCGTGTTGATATGCTGGGCTTTATCTTGGCAGCGATTGCTTCGACAGTTTGGTTTTTATCCACGGTCTATTCAACTGTTTACATGGACCATGAGGGCGGTCAAAACCGTTTTTATCCCTTTTTGCTGCTCAGTCTCGGCGGCTGCATGGGTGTGTTTTTGACCGGTGATTTCTTCAGCCTGTTTGTGTTCTTTGAACTGATGTCCCTTTCTTCATATGTGTTGGTTGTCCACGAGGAGTCTGCTGCGGCCATGGCAGCCGGGTATAAGTATTTGATTCTGACTTTGATTGGCGGTCTGGCCCTGTTTTTTGGAATCGTCATTGCCTACGAAATCGCCGGCAATGTCAATATTCTACCCGACAACTTTCTGTTCAGCGAACCGAATCAGCTTGCGCTCTCTGCTTTTCTCGCATTCATAGTCGGCTTTGGCATGAAGATGGGTGTGTTCCCGCTGCATGTATGGCTGCCCGACGCCCATCCTGTGGCGCCGTCACCGGCCAGTGCGCTCTTGTCAGGGATAATGCTTAAAACCGGCGCCTACGGTATGATGCGGGTTATCTATAATGTTTACGGCGTTGATTTTATCCAGGAAGCAGGTTGGCACAACATTCTTTTGGTAATGGCCGCAATTACAATCTTCTTGGGTTCGGCGGTGGCGATTGCCCAAACCGATATCAAGCGTCGACTTGCATATTCTAGCATTGGTCAAATGGGCTATGTTTTGCTAGGCATGGCGTTCATGAATCTTAATGGTCTGACTGGGAGTATTTTTCACATTTTTTCCCATGCACTGATGAAGTCTACCTTGTTCTTATGTGCCGGGGCAATCATTTATAAAACCGGCAAACGAAAGATTAATGAGCTTTCGGGTATTGGCTTGCAGATGCCAATTACCATGGCTGCTTTTTCCATCGCTGCTTTTGCAATGATTGGGATTCCGCCGCTCAACGGGTTTATCTCTAAACTTGTGCTTGCCATGGGAGCGCTGGACGCAGGAAAGTGGTATTTTGTGGTATTGTTAATTCTCAGTAGTTTGATGAACGGTATTTATTATCTACCGATTATTATTTCTGCTTTCTTCGGTGTCAGCCCCGAAAAGAAAGTGTGGGCAAAACCGTTTTCCGAGTTGAAGCTGTCAATGCTTTGGCCAGTATGTGTGCTGGCAATTGCTTGCATCTTGTTTGGCTTGTTCCCTCTGAATTTTCCTTTGACATGGGCCGAAATCGCTGCCAAAATGTTATTGGGGGGATAA
- a CDS encoding NADH dehydrogenase produces the protein MSMEFLIFGALAVPLMGSVIFLTARKRLNNPGIINLILTLLTAALLFGAGIKAGGETARVSLSNVLLLGLNLRMDTLAFFFTTLFTAAASVVSIFSVQFLKNINSPGRFFMFMQLTLLGCLGVVLAADLVTLFLFFELMTFASYVLVIHRENEQALNAGYLYLLLGVVGGLALLTGIILVYYVAGNTDFLPLQAESNIIIAAAVCFLFGFGIKTGVVPLHIWMPKAYSVSPVPVNIISSALMIKTGAYGLLRVYSEVLFPFGGTANSSFMGWLLVGLGLGSMFVGAFLALRQTNMLKTLAYSSISQIGYVILGLGVALFVRGNVGLGVSGMLFHILNHSVFKGTLFLVAGVILAYAGTLDYKRLGGLARQSPLLTATFAFGALGIAGLPGLNGYASKTFLHHGIEALEHYNPGWVLWFGEKVFVVASAITICYFLKMFLNVFMGPVRGDAVIPRRLPRWYQVPLLIGSAAIAFVGLFPHFTTRQLIVPAMDTVGVGESALDYALSVNVWSGPDLLGMLKTIAVAAVIWLLVVKVRLDRLRFPDWFSIEKLFYRPIAQGFMMLCLGPGVFIDRKVNQVYHGTGDASMGICRYVGKVDHSINKIYASTGDMSLELCRYLGHVDGSINRLYYRVGNISVDVCNAIDAWDQALDSLYMSMGRRSEQFCVNLDRLDQDLDKLYSDLGLVSTRAIHRLNSMEQGLFDVSEYKKPPVKRQWWHSLQDQLANPQWELSNLNVESIFVAIAFVVVVVILLVYGTR, from the coding sequence ATGTCCATGGAATTTCTAATTTTCGGTGCCCTGGCAGTTCCGCTTATGGGTAGTGTTATTTTTCTCACTGCCCGCAAGCGCCTGAATAACCCTGGGATTATCAATTTGATTCTTACCTTGCTCACAGCCGCGTTACTATTCGGTGCCGGCATTAAGGCCGGTGGAGAAACAGCCCGAGTATCCTTGTCCAATGTATTGTTGCTGGGCTTGAATTTGCGAATGGATACCCTCGCTTTTTTCTTCACAACATTGTTTACGGCTGCTGCCTCAGTCGTGTCAATTTTCTCCGTTCAGTTTTTGAAAAATATAAATTCCCCGGGGCGTTTCTTTATGTTCATGCAGTTGACACTGCTGGGTTGTCTGGGGGTTGTGCTGGCGGCTGATCTTGTAACATTGTTTCTATTTTTTGAGTTAATGACTTTTGCTTCGTACGTGCTAGTTATTCACCGGGAAAACGAGCAAGCGCTGAATGCAGGTTATTTATATTTACTACTTGGTGTTGTCGGTGGTCTTGCCTTGCTTACCGGGATTATCCTGGTCTATTATGTGGCTGGCAATACTGATTTCCTGCCTCTCCAGGCCGAATCAAATATTATTATCGCCGCAGCTGTTTGCTTTCTTTTCGGTTTTGGCATTAAAACCGGTGTTGTGCCGCTGCATATTTGGATGCCAAAGGCATACAGCGTGTCCCCGGTGCCTGTGAATATTATCTCTTCAGCTTTGATGATAAAGACCGGCGCTTATGGCCTGCTGCGGGTATATTCGGAAGTATTGTTCCCCTTTGGCGGCACAGCCAATAGCAGTTTTATGGGCTGGCTTCTGGTGGGACTGGGGCTGGGCAGCATGTTTGTCGGCGCCTTTCTGGCTCTGCGCCAGACCAACATGTTAAAGACGCTGGCGTACAGCAGCATCAGTCAAATAGGCTATGTGATACTGGGACTGGGAGTTGCCTTATTTGTTCGGGGAAATGTAGGCCTAGGCGTATCCGGAATGCTGTTTCACATTCTTAACCACTCTGTTTTTAAAGGCACTTTGTTCCTGGTGGCGGGTGTCATCCTGGCTTATGCCGGCACTCTGGATTACAAGCGTCTAGGTGGATTGGCAAGACAAAGTCCGTTGCTAACGGCTACATTTGCCTTTGGCGCCCTGGGTATAGCCGGTCTGCCTGGACTTAATGGCTATGCCAGTAAAACATTTTTGCATCATGGTATTGAAGCTTTGGAACACTATAACCCCGGTTGGGTTTTATGGTTTGGTGAAAAAGTCTTTGTTGTCGCAAGCGCGATAACGATTTGCTATTTTCTAAAAATGTTTTTGAATGTGTTTATGGGGCCTGTCCGCGGGGATGCAGTTATTCCCCGTCGTCTACCTCGCTGGTACCAGGTGCCGCTATTAATCGGCTCAGCAGCAATCGCTTTTGTCGGTCTGTTTCCCCATTTCACGACCCGGCAATTGATTGTTCCTGCTATGGACACTGTTGGCGTTGGGGAATCGGCGTTAGATTACGCTCTTTCCGTCAATGTGTGGAGCGGTCCTGATTTGCTAGGCATGCTTAAGACAATCGCCGTTGCGGCGGTGATTTGGTTGTTGGTGGTCAAAGTAAGACTTGACCGCTTGCGTTTTCCGGATTGGTTCAGTATTGAGAAATTATTTTACCGCCCAATTGCGCAGGGGTTTATGATGCTCTGTTTAGGCCCCGGTGTGTTTATTGACCGAAAGGTCAACCAAGTCTATCATGGTACTGGCGATGCCTCCATGGGAATTTGCCGCTATGTGGGCAAAGTTGATCATTCTATCAACAAAATTTACGCCAGTACTGGCGATATGTCTTTGGAGCTATGCCGGTATCTGGGTCATGTCGATGGTTCTATAAACCGCCTTTATTACCGTGTGGGCAATATTTCGGTTGATGTATGCAATGCAATCGATGCCTGGGATCAAGCCTTGGACAGTCTTTATATGTCCATGGGCCGCCGCTCCGAACAGTTTTGTGTCAATCTTGATCGACTGGACCAGGATTTGGATAAACTGTATTCAGACCTGGGTCTTGTTTCGACCCGGGCGATTCACCGGCTTAATTCGATGGAGCAGGGGTTGTTTGATGTCTCTGAATACAAAAAACCACCTGTCAAACGGCAGTGGTGGCATTCCCTGCAGGACCAATTGGCTAATCCCCAATGGGAACTGAGCAATCTTAATGTTGAATCAATTTTTGTTGCAATTGCTTTTGTCGTCGTTGTGGTAATATTGTTGGTGTACGGCACACGTTAA
- a CDS encoding FAD:protein FMN transferase, with amino-acid sequence MRYLRVGLLLVAIFFLVACSNGQSPTNNPDLKEYTETYIDIMDTLVDVRIVTTMESAEAESVLTAVKAEMQRLEAILSAHLPDSDVAKISASSEPVSVSPHTLNVVNTALQYADLTNGTFDITLAPVLDLYDFGEKRFPDEAQLADNLPLVDYTRVEVDTDRQTIALPKSMRLDLGGIAKGYIVDRAVDFLLANGVEYATVNAGGDIRVSGSKPDGTPWRIGIKNPNEIQHLFAVIEVSDSAIVTSGDYERYFEQDGIRFHHIIDPATGLPGNLCKSVTVVAPTAELADLLSTAIFVMGPEEGLALAESLDSVEALIWDADDEIHWTSGLEDRLELR; translated from the coding sequence GTGAGATATCTACGCGTTGGGTTGTTGTTGGTAGCCATATTCTTTCTGGTAGCCTGCTCAAATGGCCAGTCGCCGACAAATAACCCAGACCTAAAAGAGTATACCGAAACTTATATCGATATTATGGATACATTGGTGGATGTCCGGATTGTTACGACAATGGAAAGCGCAGAGGCCGAAAGCGTTTTGACAGCGGTGAAAGCGGAAATGCAGCGTCTGGAAGCAATTCTCAGCGCTCATCTGCCGGACAGTGATGTGGCAAAGATCAGCGCCAGTTCTGAACCAGTGTCTGTAAGTCCCCATACCTTGAATGTAGTCAACACGGCGCTTCAATATGCCGACTTGACCAATGGCACTTTTGATATAACGCTGGCGCCTGTTTTGGACCTATACGACTTTGGCGAAAAACGTTTTCCGGATGAAGCGCAATTGGCCGATAATCTGCCGCTTGTCGACTATACACGGGTTGAAGTGGACACGGACAGACAAACTATAGCGCTGCCGAAGAGTATGCGTCTTGACCTGGGTGGGATTGCCAAGGGTTATATTGTCGATCGTGCTGTTGATTTTCTACTTGCCAACGGTGTTGAATATGCCACTGTCAATGCCGGTGGCGATATTCGGGTATCAGGCTCCAAGCCCGACGGAACGCCCTGGCGGATTGGCATTAAGAATCCAAATGAAATACAGCATCTGTTTGCTGTGATTGAAGTGTCCGACAGCGCGATTGTTACTTCGGGCGATTATGAGCGGTATTTTGAACAAGACGGCATACGTTTTCATCATATTATTGATCCGGCCACAGGTCTGCCAGGTAATCTTTGCAAAAGTGTAACTGTTGTCGCGCCGACTGCAGAACTGGCCGATTTGCTTTCTACGGCAATTTTTGTGATGGGACCGGAGGAAGGGCTCGCCCTTGCTGAATCCCTTGACTCCGTGGAAGCTTTGATTTGGGACGCTGATGATGAGATTCATTGGACCAGCGGTCTTGAAGACCGGTTAGAGTTGAGGTAA